From the genome of Papaver somniferum cultivar HN1 chromosome 2, ASM357369v1, whole genome shotgun sequence, one region includes:
- the LOC113347805 gene encoding BTB/POZ domain and ankyrin repeat-containing protein NPR1-like, translated as MESPFNDIFIHNLQEFAPMNSVSVLSDSNSGATSCMSNGGTFSQETSPPFVTALTRLSENLESVFETSEFSDAVIVASDTREIPIHRCILSGRSVFFKNLFSSVKGNDGKVVLKDVAKDFKLGFDSLNLVLAYLYSGKVKTLPVDVCVCVDEECLHVGCRPIVDFMVEVLYASFTFQISELVTLFQRRLLDILKKVEVDDILVILSVASMCGRACEKLAMACIEIVVPSDVDLVTLEKSLPPCAVKQILDKRTSPDSKTNDFPGKHARTIFKALDWDDVELVGLLLKGGKTSLDEANALHYAVAYCDAKITKELLEMGIADVDLRNQRGYTVLHVAAMRREPEIIASIITKGARLNDVAPCGRKALQILKRLTKLVDYQRCIEEGKDAPKDRLCIEILEQAENEAPLVGDASYSLAKAGEDHRQKWSDLEDRVAMAHLLFPKEAQVAMHIAKVDGTKEFPLTANCGSLTGHRIAFSNLNEAPFIIEDAHRKRITALLKTVEFGRRFFPRCSKALDNIVDDKDLIDLAYLGNDIDNPERQLRKRRYKEIIEDFKITFSQDKVDYEKSRANSPSSSTKGLSQTNGKVKSRKRT; from the exons ATGGAATCTCCTTTCAATGATATCTTCATACACAACTTACAAGAATTTGCACCAATGAATTCAGTTTCAGTCCTTTCAGATTCAAACAGTGGTGCAACTAGTTGTATGTCAAACGGAGGAACTTTTTCACAAGAGACCTCTCCTCCTTTTGTTACAGCGTTAACGCGTTTATCCGAAAATCTCGAATCCGTATTCGAAACATCTGAATTCAGTGATGCTGTAATCGTTGCATCTGATACTCGTGAAATCCCAATCCATCGGTGTATTTTATCTGGTAGAAGTGTGTTTTTCAAGAACTTGTTTTCTAGTGTGAAAGGAAATGATGGGAAGGTTGTATTGAAAGATGTAGCTAAAGATttcaaattaggatttgattcTTTGAATTTGGTTTTAGCTTATTTGTATAGTGGGAAAGTGAAAACTCtgcctgttgatgtttgtgtctGTGTTGATGAAGAATGTTTACATGTTGGGTGTAGACCTATTGTTGATTTCATGGTTGAAGTTCTTTATGCTTCATTTACGTTTCAGATTTCGGAGCTCGTTACGCTTTTTCAG CGCCGCCTGCTAGACATTCTTAAGAAGGTGGAAGTAGATGACATATTAGTGATTTTATCAGTTGCAAGTATGTGTGGAAGAGCGTGTGAGAAATTAGCTATGGCATGTATTGAAATTGTTGTTCCGTCTGATGTTGATCTTGTAACTCTGGAGAAATCATTGCCCCCCTGTGCTGTTAAGCAAATACTGGATAAGCGTACTTCACCTGACAGTAAAACCAATGATTTTCCGGGTAAGCATGCGAGGACAATTTTTAAAGCATTGGATtgggatgatgttgaattggttggGTTGTTACTCAAAGGAGGAAAGACAAGTCTAGATGAAGCAAACGCATTACATTATGCGGTAGCATATTGTGATGCAAAAATTACGAAAGAGCTCTTAGAGATGGGAATTGCTGATGTTGATCTTAGGAATCAGCGGGGATACACTGTGTTACATGTAGCTGCAATGCGGAGAGAACCTGAGATTATAGCTTCTATCATTACAAAGGGTGCACGGTTAAATGATGTTGCACCGTGTGGAAGAAAAGCACTTCAGATCTTGAAGAGACTAACCAAATTGGTAGACTACCAGCGCTGCATAGAAGAGGGAAAAGATGCTCCCAAGGATCGTTTGTGCATTGAAATACTGGAGCAAGCAGAAAATGAAGCACCGTTAGTAGGAGACGCTTCTTATTCTCTTGCTAAAGCTGGAGAGGATCACCGTCAGAAATGGTCGGACTTAGAAGATAGAG TTGCTATGGCACACCTTTTATTTCCTAAGGAAGCGCAAGTTGCAATGCACATTGCAAAAGTGGATGGCACGAAGGAGTTCCCACTAACTGCCAATTGTGGATCATTGACTGGCCATCGGATAGCattttcaaacctaaatgaagcacCATTTATAATAGAAGATGCACATCGTAAAAGAATAACAGCACTCTTGAAAACTG TGGAATTCGGGAGGCGGTTCTTTCCTCGTTGTTCCAAAGCACTCGACAACATTGTGGATGATAAAGACCTAATTGATCTTGCATATCTGGGAAATGATATTGACAATCCAGAGCGGCAACTTAGAAAGAGGAGGTACAAAGAGATTATAGAAGATTTCAAAATAACATTCAGCCAGGATAAAGTAGATTATGAGAAATCTAGAGCCAATTCGCCATCTTCATCAACTAAGGGACTTTCTCAAACTAATGGCAAAGTCAAGTCTAGGAAAAGAACCTAA